TTCTTTCAGAACACCTTTGGCTTCCAGCTCCAGGGCACAGTTCAGTGCAGTCTGGCCACCCATGGTGGGCAGAATCGCATCAGGACGCTCTTTAGCGATGATGTTGCGCACCACTTCCCAGTGGATAGGCTCGATGTAGGTGGCATCGGCCATCTCAGGGTCGGTCATGATGGTGGCCGGGTTGGAGTTCACCAGGATGACACGGTAGCCTTCTTCGCGCAGGGCTTTACAGGCCTGGGCGCCAGAGTAGTCGAATTCACAGGCCTGGCCGATAACGATGGGGCCAGCACCCAGGATCAGAATACTTTTTATGTCGGTACGTTTTGGCATTGTTTCTATCTTCTCCAGCTCGGCTTACTTGGCGTTCTTGCGATACTCTTCAATCAGTTCGATGAAATGGTCGAACAGCGGGGCACAGTCGTGTGGACCTGGGCTGGCTTCAGGGTGACCCTGGAAGCTGAACGCAGGCTTGTCGGTGCGATGAATGCCCTGCAAAGAACCATCGAACAGTGACTTGTGGGTCACCTTAAGGTTGGCAGGCAGAGTCGCCTCATCAACCGCAAAGCCATGGTTCTGGCTGGTGATCATCACAGTGCCCTTTTCCACATCACCCACAGGGTGGTTGGCACCGTGGTGGCCAAACTTCATTTTCAGGGTCTTGGCACCGCTGGCGAGGCCAAGCAGCTGATGACCCAGACAGATACCGAATACAGGAATGTCTGTCTTGAGGATTTCCTGAATGGCGGCAATGGCATAGTCACATGGCTCTGGGTCACCAGGGCCGTTTGACAGGAATACACCGTCCGGATTCATGGCCAGCACTTCGCTGGCTGGTGTCTTGGCAGGCACGACAGTCACGTCACAACCACGGTCTACCAACATGCGCAGGATGTTGGTTTTCACGCCGTAATCGTAGGCAACCACTTTGAACTTGAGTTCAGATTCTGGGGTATCTGAAGGCAGACCGCCTTCCAGACGCCAGCTGCCACTGCGCCATTGGTAGCGCTCGGCGGTGGTCACTTCTTTCGCCAGATCCATGCCTTTCAAACCAGGGAAGGCTTTGGCCGCAGCCAGTGCCTTGTCGCTGTCCAGGTCACCCACCAGAATACAACCGGCCTGAGCACCCTTTTCACGCAGAATACGGGTCAACTTGCGGGTGTCGATGTCGGCGATACCCACCACGTTGTTGGCTTTCAGGTAATCGCTTAAGGATTGGGTGGAACGGAAACTGCTGGCGATTAAAGGAAGATCGCGAATGATGAGACCACAGGCATGAACAGCACTGGATTCAGTGTCTTCATCGTTGGTACCTGTATTACCGATGTGCGGATAAGTCAGTGTGACTATCTGGCGGGAATAAGAGGGATCCGTCAATATCTCTTGATAGCCTGTCATGGAAGTGTTAAAAACGACTTCTCCGACAGCAATTCCATCAGCACCGATTGCAGTGCCTGAGAACAGGGTTCCATCTTCGAGTACGAGTAAGGCAGACTTTGTCAACGCGACCTCCGAAAGAGCCAAGTTATTGTTATGTGTGGATTTTTTTCGATTAAATTACCAAGTTTCCGCTAAAACACGAAATTTTGACAAATTCCGATGATTTTATAGGAAAACCTGCATTTCGTCTATACATTCGGGGCAACCAACCTAAAAAAAACCGCCTAACGGCGGTTTTTTCGATCAATTGAGTCCCAACACCTGTTGCATGTCGTAAAGACCAGGTTTTTGTTCAGCAAGCCATTTGGCGGCACGCATGGCGCCATTGGCAAAGGTCATACGGCTGGATGCTTTATGGGTAATTTCCAGTCGCTCACCGATATCGGCAAACATGGCGGTGTGCTCACCCACCAGATCGCCGGCGCGGATGGTAGCAAAACCAATAGTGTCGCGTTCGCGCTCACCGGTAATGCCTTCACGGCCATAGACGGCCACTTTTTCCAGATCGCGCCCCAGAGCCTGGGCAATCACTTCACCCATCTTGAGTGCGGTACCGGAGGGCGCGTCTTTCTTGTGTCTGTGGTGCCCTTCGATGATTTCGATATCGGTGTAATCACCCATGACTTTGGCCGCCAGTTCCAGCAGCTTCCACATCAGGTTTACACCCACAGACATGTTGGGCGCCATGACCACAGGCGTTTCTTCGGCAAAAGCCACTACCTGCTCTTTTTGAGCATGGTTAAAGCCGGTGGTACCAATCACTATCGCCTTTCCTTGCCGGGCACACCATTCGAGATTGGCCAAGGTGCCTTCCGGTGAAGTGAAGTCGATAAGTACATCAAACTTCTCGGCAACCACATCAAGATTATCGACCAGTGCCAAACCAAGGTGGCCAATGCCAGCCATTTCACCGGCGTCGACGCCAACCAGGGTCGAACCGGCACGCTCAATGGCGGCACCAAGGACGATGCCGTCATGATTGTCACAAGCTTCAAGCAGTGCACGGCCCATACGACCGCTGGCACCAATTACGGCTACCCTTACTTGTCCTGTCATTTCTTGCTCCCTGATTGCAAAAAAACGCCCGAGCATTGCTCAGGCGTTTCACATCAAACGATATCCAGCAGCTCAACCTCAAAGATCAGGGTTGAGTATGGAGGAATAGAGGCACCGGCACCACGCTCGCCATAGGCCAGGTGGAAAGGCACGTACAGCTTGTACTTGGCACCAACATTCATCAGTTGCAGTGCTTCGGTCCAACCGGCGATAACGCCTGAAACCGGGAACTCGGCAGGCTGACCGCGCAGAACAGAACTGTCGAACACATCACCGCTGATGAAAGAGCCATGGTAGTGAGTACGTACAGTTGACTCGTAGGTTGGCTTGTCGCCATTACCTTCGGTCAGAATTTCGTACTGCAGACCGGATTCGGTCACAAACACGCCGTCACGCTTGGCGTTGTCAGCCAGAAACTGCTCGCCTTCGGCGATAGAAGCTTCGGCGGCCTCTTCCTGCGCTTTTTGCAGGCGGCGGCTGATTTCGGTGAAAGCGATTTGCAGTTCCTGCATGGAAACGGCGCTTTCTTTACCATCGAATGCATCGGCCAAACCGGCCTGTACGGCTGGAATATCCAGACCTTCAAAGGAGTTGGCAGCCAGCTGCTCGCCCAGCTGACGGCCTACGCCGTAGCTCGCCTGCAGCTCAACAGTGCTGAATTTATCAGACATAATTCGGTTTCTCTTGAACGTACGTGAAATTATCGGCGTGCATTCTATCACAAAATGCGCCCACGCGGCGAAAAAGGTCTGGCTTATTTAGTAATTTGACAGTTCTTCACACCGGAGGCCCTGGCTGTCTCGTAAAGTGGCATTACTTTTTGTTCCAGCCGGGCCAATTCCGCAATTCGGGTCCCGTGGGATGGGTGGGTAGACAAGAGCTCTGGCCCCTGGTCACCTCCGGCTTTGGCCATGTTTTGCCACAGCAGAGTACCGGCTCGGGGATCGAATCCGGCGCGAGCCATCAGCTCAAGCCCCATGACATCGGCTTCAGATTCCTGAGCCCTGCCGTAGGGCAGTATGTAGCCCACCTGAGTGCCAAGGCCGAGTGCGGCCATATAGAGGTTACGATTGGACACGCCGCCGGCCCCCAGTGCCACATCGGCCAGTTGCAAGCCGGTGTTGGTCAGCTGAGTGCGGGATACCTGCTCGTTGCTGTGCTGCGCCAGCACGTGGGCCACTTCATGACCCAGTACCACCGCCAGTTGGTCCTGGTTTTCGGCGACTTTCAGCAAGCCGGAATACACCCCAATGTGGCCACCCGGCAACGCAAAGGCATTCACCTGCGGCGAATCAAACACCACCACTTCCCATCCCTGAGTCTGATCCGGCAGGGCCGCTGTCACCCGCATGGCAACGCAGGAAACATAGGCGTTGAGTTTGGTGTCTTTGCTGATTTTTTGCTGTTTCTTCATTTCCTCAAAAGAGGCAGCGCCCAGCTGGTTCATTTCTGCGGCCGAAAACAATAAGGTTTGGCTGCGCCCCGTGGGAGATTGGGTAGTGACACAGCCACTCACCAGGCCGATCAACACCAGGGGAGCAAGTAGTTTTTTCATGTTTATTAATCCTTTAAAGCCGTGAAGAACGCTGTTTATTCCACATTTTACCCCCGGCACCTCACCAAGCCAACCGCACCGGTTCATCCACTGGCACTGGCAGGGCCAAAGCGGCGCCGGTATTGCTCCATGGTTACACCGGTTTGGCGCTTGAACAATCGCCTGAAGGAA
This sequence is a window from Shewanella zhangzhouensis. Protein-coding genes within it:
- a CDS encoding M48 family metallopeptidase — encoded protein: MKKLLAPLVLIGLVSGCVTTQSPTGRSQTLLFSAAEMNQLGAASFEEMKKQQKISKDTKLNAYVSCVAMRVTAALPDQTQGWEVVVFDSPQVNAFALPGGHIGVYSGLLKVAENQDQLAVVLGHEVAHVLAQHSNEQVSRTQLTNTGLQLADVALGAGGVSNRNLYMAALGLGTQVGYILPYGRAQESEADVMGLELMARAGFDPRAGTLLWQNMAKAGGDQGPELLSTHPSHGTRIAELARLEQKVMPLYETARASGVKNCQITK
- the dapB gene encoding 4-hydroxy-tetrahydrodipicolinate reductase, which produces MTGQVRVAVIGASGRMGRALLEACDNHDGIVLGAAIERAGSTLVGVDAGEMAGIGHLGLALVDNLDVVAEKFDVLIDFTSPEGTLANLEWCARQGKAIVIGTTGFNHAQKEQVVAFAEETPVVMAPNMSVGVNLMWKLLELAAKVMGDYTDIEIIEGHHRHKKDAPSGTALKMGEVIAQALGRDLEKVAVYGREGITGERERDTIGFATIRAGDLVGEHTAMFADIGERLEITHKASSRMTFANGAMRAAKWLAEQKPGLYDMQQVLGLN
- the carA gene encoding glutamine-hydrolyzing carbamoyl-phosphate synthase small subunit, with product MTKSALLVLEDGTLFSGTAIGADGIAVGEVVFNTSMTGYQEILTDPSYSRQIVTLTYPHIGNTGTNDEDTESSAVHACGLIIRDLPLIASSFRSTQSLSDYLKANNVVGIADIDTRKLTRILREKGAQAGCILVGDLDSDKALAAAKAFPGLKGMDLAKEVTTAERYQWRSGSWRLEGGLPSDTPESELKFKVVAYDYGVKTNILRMLVDRGCDVTVVPAKTPASEVLAMNPDGVFLSNGPGDPEPCDYAIAAIQEILKTDIPVFGICLGHQLLGLASGAKTLKMKFGHHGANHPVGDVEKGTVMITSQNHGFAVDEATLPANLKVTHKSLFDGSLQGIHRTDKPAFSFQGHPEASPGPHDCAPLFDHFIELIEEYRKNAK
- a CDS encoding FKBP-type peptidyl-prolyl cis-trans isomerase: MSDKFSTVELQASYGVGRQLGEQLAANSFEGLDIPAVQAGLADAFDGKESAVSMQELQIAFTEISRRLQKAQEEAAEASIAEGEQFLADNAKRDGVFVTESGLQYEILTEGNGDKPTYESTVRTHYHGSFISGDVFDSSVLRGQPAEFPVSGVIAGWTEALQLMNVGAKYKLYVPFHLAYGERGAGASIPPYSTLIFEVELLDIV